From the genome of Colias croceus chromosome 12, ilColCroc2.1:
aatataaacattaatactaacataataaaatatgtatcataTCACAATAAAACCATACATCCAAAGTGGAGGATGTAActtcatacaatatttataaaacacaaacCAAGTTTTCACTGAGTCATTAGTACCTTCTATCCCAGTAGGAAGTATATAGCTATCCACCAGTCCCATTGAAATATTGTGCATGTTTGGTGTAGGGAGCTGCAATGTGGTATGGAGGTGGTTGACCCCTAACGTATGTCGCTTCAGGCATATTATTTGGGCTATGTCGATTACTTATTATGACTGGATCATTTGAAGATGCTGGAATCGCATCATATATATCATACACATTTTGAGCCAGCATTGGCTGAATATGTCCAAAACTTCCATCATCTGATACCAAAGGAGTATTTGTCATCCGATATGGATTTGTTGCATTTGTGTGACCCGTAGGTGAATACAGTTCAGGGGATTGTGTCGCTACATATGTGGGACTTGTAGATACGTCATATAGATTTGCATTCGGTGAGGATGTAGAATGCATTGCTGctgtaaattgtaaatcaTCCCTCGCACTAGAGTACATGTTATTATAATGACTTATATTTGGCATTGTTGTTGAACTGACAATTTGGCTTACTGTATGTAAACGAGGGCTTGGCAGTTGACGAGTCACATTTGgatgataattaaaaacatcatAGTTTTGTCGTCCATATATTTTGTCTTTTGGACATGTATAAGTGTCACTTCTGTATGCTGGATCATGGTAACTTTCCTCATTTCTAGTGTAACATGGCTCTTTTGTTGCATATGTAGAGTCACAATGGAGTTTGCTATCAACCATGCATCTTGAGTTATATGGTACTTCTTGGTAATGTGGTGCTAATAAGGGCTCTTCCGCACAAGAGTGGTGTCTGTCCTGGGAGCTAAGACTCAACCGTTGTATTTGTTCACAAGGTTCTTCAGAACAATTTCTGTAACTTCTTTCACAATTTGATTGAAAGTTCTGATGTTCTACATAAGTTTTCTGTTGTATCGGGCAACTTGTTCTACTTATGTCCGGTCTCACATATTTATCATTTTGACTTAAACTGTAATGAGTAGTCGCTAAGGAGTATGAACTAACATCATCATCCTTATAGTCATTTGCTTCATTGACATTGTTTTCAGAATATAAAGCATGGTCAACACTTTTATATGTATCCTGCTCATGTGCAAGATCCAATGGCTTGTCATAGGAATTTTCAACAGGCAAATTATCATAAACAGATACATTCATGGGATCCTGTTGTGACACAATTGTTGTATTTTCTTTATGGTTGCTCTCCATTTCAACCTTTTTATTATCAGATGCAAATCTTTGTTGTAAAGTTGGAGTTATTTTAGCAGCCTTTATGTGTACTGCATTTTGCATTGGTGGTGTAATATCTTGTGCTCCATCTTTGTGAATATTCCTTGCATGTTTTGCCATGGCTCTTAATTCTTTGGGGTATGGTGTGGGGGCACGTCTTAGCTGACTTCCTTTTTCTGGAATTTTTACTGTCGGTTTCATATCAACAAAGCTAATATGTCTTGATGGATTTGGAACTTCACCAGTTTCAGGTTTGTCTTTATCAGATTTTATCTCAATCGGTTCCAAAGGCACTTGGGGAAATAGAAAGCAGGTAAGGACTTGTTCATAACTGTGCGGGTCTACCTCAGAGTGCATTGGGACCAAGGGTTTGCTTTGATTTTCAGATAGCCATAGGGCTACTAAATTTTCACAATTCAACAATGATTGTGGTAAGTAACTCAAGGAATTCCGTACCAAATTCAAAACTCTCAATGCAGTTAAATGACCAACTTCTGGTGGAATTCTAGTCAATTTATTAGCTCTTAGTGACAATACTGATAGCTTACTACAGCTGCCAATTTCAGGTGGTATTGCCTTAATCATATTTTCATCGACATTAAGATATTGCAATTTCCTTAGAAGTCCAATTGATGATGGTAACTTATCCAAATAGTTGCACATTAACATAAGTTCCTCTAAATTTTTCAATTGTCCTATACTCTCTGGTATGGAATAAAGTCTATTATTATCCAATTTTAAGgatgttaaattattaagcTTACCGATACTATCTGGTAACTGTGTCAAATTGTTTATTGATAAACACAAATCCTGTAGCTGTGAACAACATCCAATCTCAGGAGCTAATTCTTCTATCATATTGTTACTAGCTTCCAAGTGTATTAAGTTTTCTAAAGGTTTTATTACAGatgttatatttgtaaaacTGTTGCCATCTATCCAAAGTTCCTTAAGCTTAAGAAATCTACCAATTACTTCAGGAAATTGCTGAAATTCATTTTGTCCAATATCTAATCTCAAAAGTTCAGTTGATCTTGATAGAGACTTTGGTAAAATCATAAGATAGTTGTCTCTTAATTCTAATATATGTAAATGGGCTAGTCTCCCAAAATTTCCTGGGAGATATTCAAGGTATGTGTcgtttaaatataattcacGTAAAGCTATAAGGTTAGTTATAGTATCCGGCAATTTTTCTAAAGGATTAACACTGAGATCTAAAAACGAAAGGTGTTTGAGTGCTTTCATGTTTTCTGGTATAGATGCTAAAGTATTTCTgcttatattaagatattgtAAATTTACTAATGAAGATATGGCTGAGGGTATAGCTTGAAGCTCATTATCACTTAAATCCAAATACTTAAGACCATGGCACATAAATAGTTGTCGTGGTAACTCCGTGATACGATTGCACTGGCACAGTAATGTTTCTAACGTTCTTTCGTACACAAACACATCAGTGGGAACATCGGTTAACGATTGATGAGAATAATCTAATTCAACAATATCTTCGACTCCAGGTCTCACAcaacataaaaaattgaatggCATTTTAGAGAAATCACTATTTACGATCACTACACCTTTTGATAAATTAAgcacatattaaatattttactttctgCTTGACGCTAAAATTGTcacgtatattttaaataagttttaattcaTAACTCTGTATATTAATTcggaaaaacaaaaaaatgttttattttctgagCGACAAACGATAAACGATAAAGTGATTCCACAGACTACAGACAAAGACtttagaataataaatgtCAAGTTCAAGATATGAATCACGAAAAAATCATCATGACTGTGATGTGACTGTGATTCatcatattattgtgtaatagATGACGTATGATGCATGTAATTGACAGAAAATTATATGAAGTTATTAGcgcttaaatatattatagttataataatGCTTAGAACAAATCATTAACGATCCAAGTAGGTACTCATAGAATTATCGTCATTAGTagattgaatttttatttatattgttacacagctaatgatatttaataacattattgaattttattgttaattaatgcATAATAAAgagtgttattatttttatttcttaaactATCGATCATGaacacttttaaattatttaaaaccttAAGCCGGACATTCCAATCCACTTCCAATACCCTTTTTTGGCctcatatatattttttttaatctgtgctAGCAGCACATAGACGATAGAGTTTGCAAGTGATATGCTACGTCAAttgtcaaaattaatttaaatttgaacgTAAACAGTACCTAGGTAAATAAATCGCACGTCTTAatcttcattttaaatatttattacgaaaataaaGTTACATAATTCGttcttcttttattattttgacacaatataattacttaattagaTGAATATGTTGTGCAAAAGTTTTCACAAGGGTAAATACTATGTATCGTTCAAAAGAGGCTTTGAAGAGCACAAGAAGGACATAACAATTTCTGTTGATAAACTATTTGACAAAGACTGCTTGGTACGTACCtacaagaaaattataatgCGAGCTACTTGCCTCTCGCATAATAACGgtattaaaagttaataatacTGTAATGCATATAATAACTACCTAggtaattacctatattacagAAATTGACATTGTCTGATGATGAGGACccaatgtttttatgtagaatTCAAATTACTCGTTGCGACtatgaagaattaaaaaagcaaCAAGGGCTACTTATTGATTTTGACAACTTTCCCTCACAAGTAGTGAGGTTGCTGCAACAATGTACTGCAAATAACATGTAAGATATGAtttgaatgttatatttgtatgtaaaagcTTTGATTTTTTGCATTATAATACGTAAATAGTCACACAGCCTTTTCAACGATGTGTTATATTATTGTGCAGCTGTCCTTCCaagtttctttattattttgatataaatgtattaaataattttttatatattatgcaatatattctggaattaaataatatttacaggtTCCTTATATTGAATCAAATCAACCCAGttacatataattttgaaGTGGTAGAACATAATGAATTCAAGCGACTTGTCCATTTGTGTTTGAAGACAGGACCAGCGTGTGATGATGATGTTAAACAGCATATGGCTGAAACTATTACAGATTTAAAGGTATACTGCATGTATTACTTGTATTTATACCCtttttacccgactacggcaaagcaaaaggagggttatgattttgacaggctatgtatgtatgtatgtatgtatgtatgtatgtatgttcatctgttccctcgtaacgtctaaactacttatcagaatttgataaatgacatatcattagaagcgtcttaattgtccgctggttataggctatatggggtttcacaaaatctaatgtggcgtcctctatcggacaaaacatacaaagtaaaaaaataaagttaagataaatatcccgtgtttggtatcatttgaaagcgctttccttgtacattttgaatatatatatattactagcatttgctcgtgactttacctgtattcatgggctgattgcatataattcacatcttttcgtccttagcttctttattagttcatcagtttaacttttgttaatattatgcccccaaatacactttaacaccaaaatagtacaaataatataaagtgaaaaaactaaaacccaactacgacaataaccggcgctgaaaaagtataaaacaagatttcagaatactgaactgaacaaagttgctaatgtagttgcaagtaaatggacacagtagactcaACCAAGATaccttcgttgtaaattgacaataatgtcatacaatactattctaaagtatgcaatattccactatgtaaagataaattttcatgtttggaaaggcgtagtcacacgttgttgaagtgctacggtagataggtatattaggtatgtaacgtgtgactacgcctttccaaacatgaaaatttatctttacatagtggaatattgcatacttcagaatagtattgtatgacattattgtcaatttacaacgaaggcatcttggttGAGTCTACTGCgtccatttacttgcaactacattagcaactttgttcagttcagtattctgaaatcttgttttatactttttcagcgccggttattgtcgtagttgggttttagttttttcactttatattattaatatatatgaaaataagaaactaATTCTCACTTCTCAAATActattaaaagttattattttgaatagaatattgtctaatagacctaaatatatttatttataaaaaacattgtaaACATATTATCTTGATGTTCCCTTCAGGCGTAATAACtctctacatagtataaaggccacttttttgcttttattttagtacttaagattaaaaagtttataaatacctCATAAACATCATTATTAGCTGAAACTTCCACATTTCATtgatttgtagtcagttatatgtttttttttaaactctaGAAATCACTATCAGCATTAAAAAGTACGAGTTCAAGTAGTGAAGCATTATGGAATGATAGATGTGCAAAAATGGAAGTTAAAATCCATGATATGACATTAGCATTGGCAAAAATGGAAGAAGATAAACTTAGACGGGAGAGTGAATATCAGGAAGCATTGAGACAGGAGAAAGATAGACTTGCACAGGTAAATTTtagtgttatattatataccgattataaaaaaaaaaaaacattaaaaaattgtaactagCAAATACTTTAGTAACTTAAATGTGAGTTGCTATACTttccatatattttaaattagcgGATCCCCACGGTTTCACCCTTGTGgttccgcttctgttggtcttagcgtgatgatatatagccttcctcgataaatgggctatccaacaccaaaagaatttttcaaatcagaccagtagttcttgagattagcgcatttaaacaaacaaacaaactcttcagcattataatatttattttaaatgataacaaaaaatatagattaacAAGTATCTTTTGTCTATTATAACATGTAATACATAcatgatttatttatgatttcttatgtaaaaagctctttttttccatttataaAATAGGAAAAACTGCAACTCCAAAAAGCAGCAGATCTAAATGCAAAGAACTTTCTGGCAAGTTCACAACAGAGTCTAGCAGTTAAAGAGAAACAAATAGATGAGTTGAGCCAGACTTGCAGACAGTTGAGGGATACAATATCACAATTGGAACGTCAAGTTAGGTGAGACATCTGATTTTGTCTATGTTTTCTTGACTTAGATAAACTGAGgcagtgaaataattatagtttgataataaaataatatatattaagattttagtCTAGACTAGTAAAAGAAATGATCATGGACACAAAATATATTgggaattgtttttttttttttttttttgaagtgaaacttctttatcggggttggaaataaatttagtgttacattttttcgttacgcgtgacatttttccgttacgcgccatctttttcctgcccctaccacgcgtgattcgacgtatttctgtaaagttgcatattatagtaaattatttttttttttaaataaggtcataaataagtttcacttcttacgtgtgtacactcgTACACGaacacattttgttttataacaattaacaagtGAATATTTCATTATCAGAAAAATTCTATTATGTTGATAGTAAGACTGTATGTAGTACAGAATTTTACTTAGTTACTTAGTAcaaaataagtacatatatgTTTTACAGTGACAAAACGCAAAGAACAATGTACTTAGAGAAGGAAGTTCAAAAATTTCATCTAGAAGTTACCACTCTGACAGCAAAGAATACTGCATTGGAACGAGAAATTAACGAACGCGAGAAACAAATTCACCAGTTGAACATGAAGTGTGGATCTTTAgaaaaggtatttatttatacaagatcaattaaaaaaaacttatttgaatgtaaatgtattatttgtttttttttttccttagGAAGAATTGATTatgaaaacatattataattttgtatagttCCTAATTCCTATAATCCATATATCTATCCAATAATTTTGTTTCTATAtgataagtaatttataattcttttataatttataaaaatagtttgtatttattttcagaatgTCAAAGATAATTCAGATGTGATCAAGGAATTAAGTGAAAATGTTCAAACACTGAGTTTGGAAAAGGTTTGTACTGAAATTGCATTCATTACAATGCTAAAACACATGTATAGTTTTTTGTTGattaatgttcataaaaattcaaaacaataaattaatagcaAGCTGTCTGCTATTTGAACTCTTGAATAGATTTCAATGGATTCTCAAACACTAgctcaaaaaaaatataacattttttttacattatagaACAGTCTAGAAAGGAGGTTATCACTGAGTGAATCACTTGCAAATAGGAATAATGAAGCAGCTCAGTCTACAACGGAACAATTGCTAAAGGCTAACCAAATAATatctaaacaaaataatgatattatagaAATGAAAGATAAGGTAAGTTTACACTGTTGTAtatgaaataaagaaaatacttaaaactttaaagaaatattgtaTCATATACATTGCACAAAAATTACTGAgagttaaatatattttcagttattATGTAGAACTGCAATCGCACTTGAACAAGAGAAAGTCATCGAACGAAACGCAAAAGAAATACAAGATCTCAAATCGGAAATACAAATTGCAAAGGACAGTATGGACAAGTTGAAGACAGAACTCGATACTTTAAAGGAAAAATGTGAACTTAATGACATTGCGTTGAAAGATAAAGAtgaaactattaaaaataataatatgggtatgtgtacaaatattaaagctgaagaagttgtttgaacgcgttaatctcaggaactacttgtccgatttgaaaaattattttggtgctAGATAGCCCCTTTAacgaggaaagctatagggcataggctatatattatcacgctaggaccaacaggagtgggtgctagtaattaataaattaaaaaagtattacatattattttgtccaaGTGTTCTTTCAGACGAACGGCACCGGCAGCTGTCGCCACTTGCGACGGCTGAAGGCGAACGCTAAAACTTTGAATCCTGGCACTCTATATAGGCTTTGATTGTTTATgtcgtatattatattatggttTTATTATCTTTTCTAGTGATACAATGGTTACACAAAAAAATGGAAGAAAGTTACCCGCATACATCGGAAAAACGTCCAAGTGCTAATGTTGCCAGTTCAACgccatattttataaatagaaatagtaGTGTTGTTCAAGAATCGGACGAATCTATCAATTTTTACGGCACTTCtaagtaagttttattttaatacaatatatcaattataattttccaaaattctaTCAGTATTGTATTATCTCtgtatttttaagataaaacaaaaattgatATGTAAAAATGGCAAGAAACATTGTACTTAGATatttaatagtaaattatGTTCGAGTTATAGAAATTATGTgcctgggtgttaattattatctatataagtatttatttaaaactagcttaccgcccgcggcttcacccgctttgactaaaacctaataaaaccttcctcttgtatcactctatctattaaaaaaaaccgcatcaaaatccgttgcgtagtttgaaagatttaagcacaCAAAGAGACATAGttagcttagtatgggatcagatcgtgccgtgtgtgaaaattgtcccgaaatatttatttattatttatttacataatatatttaaaaaatgttccaCAGATCAAATATAGAAGACAGTCCAAATTTTACACATACGACAGAACGAACTAAAAAGGGATTAGATCCCAAATATCTACAGCCTGTTTGTGAAGAAAATAAAGGAAAGAAAAAAGGTaaacaacaattatttaaaatcaaaggaatataatatatttaagcatacaaaaaaTCGACGCACAATTTGTAAACTAATCCGATCCGTCatattatttcgttttaagtacctatattgaaataaaaatataatttttctatcTTAACTTCATGAtgtgtttttatgtttcaGATATCATAAGGCCCAATACAGCTCAGAGTAAAGGAAAGGAAAATAAGAATGTAGAATTACCTAAAGTTGACTATAGAGAAAAGAAAACTTCAAAACCTACGACATTTCGTGCCACACCCGTTTCTGCATATTTtccttaatattatttgtttttatggaaaatatttaagacTATAAAATCTATCAGTGTATAACATgttaataaagaatattacccttatctgtttgttttattactcGTTGACTGATATTCGAACTTGtagctaataatttattaattaatttaaaatacaatacctATATTGGTAATTGGTatttatacagataataattcACTAATATGTATCCGAGACAAAACACAGGAGACAAAACCATACCACCGACAATATAACACTGCATTAGTGGTTATATGGGTGTTGGGAACTATTTAACAGCTATTCTGCTTATTTtacctattatatatttatttttctcaaaCAACAACTTTTATTacgaaatgttaaaatttacatttacaacCTTATTTCATTGTTAAACCAAAAGCCTAGAATCATATCAAATTACAAAAacgtgaaaaaataatatttcgcGCCAATTTTAAATGACATTTCTATTCTAAAGTTACCATATCGAATAAATAATGATCTACAAATCTGATTCAATTCCTTTCGTAAAGGTTTCGTATTTGTCGGTTACGATTcgattgatttaattttacctCGTTGAATAGACCATAATTGTAAAGATAACGAAGAGCTACAttgttttttcaattattgaagaactaaatatttatttcaagtagTAACATTTGAAATGACAATGAACTTCAAATTTGAATACAAACTTTGACATTTATATATGGTATTCGCATTTCGCAAGGCGCAAACTTTTACAAATCAGATAATTTTGAGtccaatttgaattttaagaaagaaaaaagTGAACAGATCTGGAATCTGAAATTTATAGTTTTCTActcattctatttatttttcgattaaatACCTAAAGGGTCTTTCGAAATGTGGAACGGTAAGTTTAAAAATTCGTTATCGAATTGGTATATAAGAAACttctcataaaaaatatatctaatgcatttatattttagatcAATCAGTCGCCGGTGGCGGTTTCTTAAACTCTACAAGTCAGTTTGGAAATGCTGCGACGCCAAACAAGGGACAAAAATCTGTTAGTAGAAGATTGTTATGATAACATCATATTTCATCATTTGTACTGTTTCTGTTATATTTGCCTCATGAAATTGATAAATAGCATTGATAACcatataaaatcttaatttgctacctaaaaaatctaaatattatatctgttaaaaatacctactttgTACATAGATAGGTAGATAtccttaataaataatattcttaatCAACACCACAGGGTCGCAGAGCGTCAAGAACAGCACCAATAGTGATAAAACAAGCAATACATTGTGGTGATGATGGCATCAACATCTGGGGCACACCTATACAAATAGTTTCCATAGTAGCGAGGGTTAGGAATATAAAAGTTCAGAGCACAAAGATAACATACACTATACAAGATATGACTGGCAGGATGAAAGCTGTACTTTGGATTGATCAAGAAGCTATGGAGGAAGATGtgagtataataaatatatataaaattattgtaagtacAGTTTGATTCAAACTATATGGCGGTTTGGAAGTTAGGTGCAGGTGCGAGTGCGGGTGCGCACAAGTGCCTTTACGTCCCGCTAATacctaaaattgttttctatgCATTGGATAATACAATGTTTTGAGCCGCCAATCATACTGTAACAGTTGGGACAAAATAGGCTGCCATCcttacatattttaagtattgATTTTATCCAATGTGGATTCTTTAACAACAAAATTGTAAACtcacaaattatttttccatttaataatattggttatattttatttcaggatAAATGTTCACCGCAAGTACAAGTTAATGATTACATTCAAATATATGGAAATGTTAGAGCCAACAAGGGAAAGAATGTATTAATGGCTTTCAAAATAATGCCCATCACAGATGTTAACGCTATTCTTTTTCATTATCTGCAATGTATAAATAACAGATATAAAATGGAAGCTGATAGCAAAAAGGtttgtttttaacaatttattttggtGCTTGTTGCCTACTAAGTTTCCTTGACTACAGTagcattaattttaacaatttacacCAAACAGTGAAATTAATGTGCTAATCAATTAGTCTCCGAGCAAACATAATAGaattttgaactacctatacAATTTATGTGCCTTCAGTCTGTCTTATTTCTTGACATAGACTATCTGATATACATAAGAGCGTAACATCTAGTTAGGCACACACATATCgaatattagaataatttcTGTTTCCATATCAATATCCTACACTGTATTTGATCATaagtcatttaaaaattttcaggTAAAAGATATGGATACAACAAGCAATTTCACAAATAATGTACCAGCAAACTCTCTGGCTGGTATGGACACTGGATCAGTAAATGGTTTGAATCAACGGCAAATGATGGTGTATAACCTTATTAGGGCTTCAACTCTTGAACAGGGTATAAGCAAGGAGGATATATATGCAACCCTTAAGGATAAGATGCCCAGTGTTGAGTTTGAGTGagtataaacattaaacactGAATAATGTGGTGTTGCCACTTAAATGTTAAATCATGTGCAATGcaagaatttattaatttatttattcgcattattgaataaatatggtATTCAAATATGTGAGGATTATCAAACTAATTC
Proteins encoded in this window:
- the LOC123696263 gene encoding spindle assembly abnormal protein 6 homolog, whose translation is MNMLCKSFHKGKYYVSFKRGFEEHKKDITISVDKLFDKDCLKLTLSDDEDPMFLCRIQITRCDYEELKKQQGLLIDFDNFPSQVVRLLQQCTANNMFLILNQINPVTYNFEVVEHNEFKRLVHLCLKTGPACDDDVKQHMAETITDLKKSLSALKSTSSSSEALWNDRCAKMEVKIHDMTLALAKMEEDKLRRESEYQEALRQEKDRLAQEKLQLQKAADLNAKNFLASSQQSLAVKEKQIDELSQTCRQLRDTISQLERQVSDKTQRTMYLEKEVQKFHLEVTTLTAKNTALEREINEREKQIHQLNMKCGSLEKNVKDNSDVIKELSENVQTLSLEKNSLERRLSLSESLANRNNEAAQSTTEQLLKANQIISKQNNDIIEMKDKLLCRTAIALEQEKVIERNAKEIQDLKSEIQIAKDSMDKLKTELDTLKEKCELNDIALKDKDETIKNNNMVIQWLHKKMEESYPHTSEKRPSANVASSTPYFINRNSSVVQESDESINFYGTSKSNIEDSPNFTHTTERTKKGLDPKYLQPVCEENKGKKKDIIRPNTAQSKGKENKNVELPKVDYREKKTSKPTTFRATPVSAYFP
- the LOC123696259 gene encoding leucine-rich repeat-containing protein 1 → MPFNFLCCVRPGVEDIVELDYSHQSLTDVPTDVFVYERTLETLLCQCNRITELPRQLFMCHGLKYLDLSDNELQAIPSAISSLVNLQYLNISRNTLASIPENMKALKHLSFLDLSVNPLEKLPDTITNLIALRELYLNDTYLEYLPGNFGRLAHLHILELRDNYLMILPKSLSRSTELLRLDIGQNEFQQFPEVIGRFLKLKELWIDGNSFTNITSVIKPLENLIHLEASNNMIEELAPEIGCCSQLQDLCLSINNLTQLPDSIGKLNNLTSLKLDNNRLYSIPESIGQLKNLEELMLMCNYLDKLPSSIGLLRKLQYLNVDENMIKAIPPEIGSCSKLSVLSLRANKLTRIPPEVGHLTALRVLNLVRNSLSYLPQSLLNCENLVALWLSENQSKPLVPMHSEVDPHSYEQVLTCFLFPQVPLEPIEIKSDKDKPETGEVPNPSRHISFVDMKPTVKIPEKGSQLRRAPTPYPKELRAMAKHARNIHKDGAQDITPPMQNAVHIKAAKITPTLQQRFASDNKKVEMESNHKENTTIVSQQDPMNVSVYDNLPVENSYDKPLDLAHEQDTYKSVDHALYSENNVNEANDYKDDDVSSYSLATTHYSLSQNDKYVRPDISRTSCPIQQKTYVEHQNFQSNCERSYRNCSEEPCEQIQRLSLSSQDRHHSCAEEPLLAPHYQEVPYNSRCMVDSKLHCDSTYATKEPCYTRNEESYHDPAYRSDTYTCPKDKIYGRQNYDVFNYHPNVTRQLPSPRLHTVSQIVSSTTMPNISHYNNMYSSARDDLQFTAAMHSTSSPNANLYDVSTSPTYVATQSPELYSPTGHTNATNPYRMTNTPLVSDDGSFGHIQPMLAQNVYDIYDAIPASSNDPVIISNRHSPNNMPEATYVRGQPPPYHIAAPYTKHAQYFNGTGG
- the LOC123696265 gene encoding replication protein A 32 kDa subunit; translated protein: MWNDQSVAGGGFLNSTSQFGNAATPNKGQKSGRRASRTAPIVIKQAIHCGDDGINIWGTPIQIVSIVARVRNIKVQSTKITYTIQDMTGRMKAVLWIDQEAMEEDDKCSPQVQVNDYIQIYGNVRANKGKNVLMAFKIMPITDVNAILFHYLQCINNRYKMEADSKKVKDMDTTSNFTNNVPANSLAGMDTGSVNGLNQRQMMVYNLIRASTLEQGISKEDIYATLKDKMPSVEFENILELMCNEGHIYSTIDEEHFRATDAF